A single region of the Podospora pseudopauciseta strain CBS 411.78 chromosome 1, whole genome shotgun sequence genome encodes:
- a CDS encoding hypothetical protein (COG:A; EggNog:ENOG503NXM6; BUSCO:EOG09263CG2) produces the protein MAVTADEVANVVLSEFKKLPAKRKPTVRGNGFHEWVPLSGIVAKGPAFLKCVALATGMKCLPASKVPQANGVAIHDWHAEVLALRAFNRFILDECKRLTLDSTFTSDFLCRTSSSSLPPFIWRPDVSLHMYCSEAPCGDSSMELTMASQHDSTPWSSPILLFEQPDGQLLGRGYFSHLGIVRRKPSRPDAPPTNSKSCSDKIALKQCTSLLSSLTSLLISPKNVYLTSLVLSESQYSETGCTRCYGFDFDSSPPGRMSCLTTKPPTWAEGYKTSPFKIETTQHEFDYSKRTVTARSDKISPSNLAVCWTYNEEVEEGIIGGVLQGRKAFDIKGASAVSRMKMWRLAVEVAEGLHGPEGELLKELKRGTYDEVKEQCVLLQSRRKVKEEVRGEALKGWVRNTGDGGFRL, from the exons TGCCAAAG GCCCAGCGTTTCTGAAATGTGTAGCCCTGGC AACCGGCATGAAATGCCTCCCAGCTTCCAAGGTCCCCCAAGCCAACGGCGTAGCCATTCACGATTGGCACGCTGAGGTCCTCGCTCTCCGCGCGTTCAATCGCTTCATCCTCGATGAGTGCAAACGCCTCACTCTAGACAGCACCTTCACATCAGACTTCCTCTGCCggacctcctcttcatcactcCCACCATTCATTTGGCGCCCAGACGTATCCCTCCACATGTACTGCTCCGAAGCACCCT GCGGCGATAGCTCCATGGAACTAACCATGGCCTCCCAACACGACTCAACCCCCTGGTCATCACCAATCCTCCTTTTTGAACAACCAGACGGTCAACTCCTCGGAAGAGGCTACTTCTCCCACCTAGGCATCGTCCGCCGCAAACCCTCCCGCCCGGACGCACCCCCCACAAACTCCAAATCCTGCTCCGACAAAATCGCACTCAAGCAATGCACCTCACTCTtatcctccctcacctccctcctcatctcccccaagAACGTCTACTTGACTTCCTTAGTCCTCTCAGAGTCGCAATACTCAGAGACGGGCTGTACAAGATGTTACGGCTTCGACTTTGACTCCTCCCCGCCGGGAAGGATGTCCTGCCTTACAACCAAACCCCCGACCTGGGCTGAGGGTTACAAGACGTCACCATTCAAAATTGAGACAACTCAACATGAGTTTGACTACTCCAAGCGGACGGTGACGGCAAGAAGTGACAAGATCTCACCCTCCAATCTGGCTGTTTGTTGGACTTACaacgaggaggtggaagaggggatAATAGGAGGAGTACTTCAGGGCCGGAAAGCATTTGATATCAAGGGTGCGAGTGCGGTCTCCCGCATGAAGATGTGGCGTTTGGCtgtggaggtggcggagggtCTTCATGGCCCGGAAGGGGAGCTCCTCAAAGAGCTGAAAAGAGGGACGTATGATGAGGTAAAAGAGCAATGTGTGTTGTTGCAATCTAGGaggaaggtcaaggaggaggtcagaGGGGAAGCTTTGAAGGGCTGGGTGAGGAACACAGGGGACGGCGGGTTTCGCCTATAA
- the EGD1 gene encoding Nascent polypeptide-associated complex subunit beta (EggNog:ENOG503P2BQ; COG:K; BUSCO:EOG092653SU), with protein sequence MADVQERLKKLGASARIGGKGTPRRKVKRAPARSAGDDKKLQASLKKLNVQPIQAIEEVNMFKSDGNVIHFAAPKVHAAVPANTFAIYGNGEDKELTELVPGILNQLGPDSLASLRKLAESYQNLQKGEKADEEDDIPDLVAGENFENKVE encoded by the exons ATGGCGGATGTTCAGGAACGCCTCAAGAAGCTCGGTGCTTCCGCTCGTATCG GTGGCAAGGGTACTCCCCGGAGAAAGGTCAAGCGTGCGCCTGCCCGCTCCGCCGGCGATGACAAGAAGCTCCAGGCTTccctcaagaagctcaatGTCCAGCCCATCCAGGCCATTGAGGAGGTGAACATGTTCAAGAGCGACGGTAACGTCATCCACTTCGCCGCTCCCAAGG TTCATGCCGCCGTCCCCGCTAACACCTTCGCCATCTACGGCAACGGTGAGGATAAGGAGCTGACTGAGCTCGTTCCCGGGATCCTTAACCAGCTCGGCCCCGACTCTCTCGCCTCCCTCCGCAAGCTCGCCGAGAGCTACCAGAACCTGCAGAAGGGCGAGAAggctgacgaggaggatgatatCCCCGACCTCGTTGCTGGCGAGAACTTCGAGAACAAGGTCGAGTAA
- the cbp4 gene encoding Assembly factor cbp4 (EggNog:ENOG503P5A6; COG:U), with protein MGKVNWWLWTKMLVAGGGVIWGGPALVRYLQPTDEELFQKYNPELQKRSLERRYEREKEFDDFVVKLKEQAKSDKPIWILQAEEEKANATNMARQQKLTESLRLAEEVKARKEAMRKEAGLPVDSGKQGK; from the exons ATGGGCAAGGTCAACTGGTGGCTATGGACCAAAATGCTTGTGGC CGGAGGGGGTGTTATTTGGGGTGGTCCAGCTCTCGTTAGATATCTTCAACCGACAGACGAAGAGCTCTTCCAGAAGTACAACCCGGAGCTTCAAAAGCGcagcttggagaggaggtaTGAACGTGAGAAGGAGTTTGACGACTTTGTGGTCAAGCTGAAGGAGCAGGCGAAATCCGATAAGCCGA TCTGGATTCTTCAagcggaggaagagaaggccAATGCCACCAACATGGCTAGACAGCAGAAGCTCACTGAAAGTTTGAGACTTGCCGAGGAAGTCAAGGCAAGAAAAGAGGCCATGAGAAAAGAGGCAGGACTGCCAGTGGATTCGGGCAAGCAAGGCAAGTAA